A stretch of Triticum aestivum cultivar Chinese Spring chromosome 1D, IWGSC CS RefSeq v2.1, whole genome shotgun sequence DNA encodes these proteins:
- the LOC123166838 gene encoding S-type anion channel SLAH2 isoform X1 — translation MDSLALALVSSERAMEANTSSKTSGVPSLLANVEVSHLDGFDTTTPMQSPKPVLHPDTGRPARMRPPERVAPRSEAVIPAFDSPFNPPGQRSGHPVSISLPSSPTGFGEPLVAPGGDLHERKQAMSNAAQEPAQHVRFVQPHRVMFRSQPNPGGVPTHAVRRMGSRGGRTMNRDKRYDSFKTFSGKLERQITHLAGGGVPVSTPEEEEFAQGQGEAVSGDNVDRFFAALEGPELDKLKSSEELALPADKKWPFLLRFPISAFGMCLGVSSQAILYKTIATAAPTEFLHVNPKVNLVLWFISVGLMSIITAAYAFKIIFFFEAVRREYYHPIRVNFFFAPWIACLFLAMGVPPSVATQLPPWLWYALMSPFLCLELKIYGQWMSGGQRRLSKVANPSNHLSVVGNFVGALMGASMGLKEGPIFFFGVGVAHYTVLFVTLYQRLPTNATLPKDLHPVFFLFVAAPSVASMAWAKIVDEFGVGAKLAYFIAMFLYASLAVRINFFRGFMFSLSWWAYTFPMTGAAIASIRYATVVDNAFTKALCVGLSLLATLTVTGLFATTMVHALVYHDLFPNDIAIAITDRKMKPIMELQESGKDDDSRSGSSKDVEAGATAAVAPEA, via the exons ATGGACAGTTTGGCTTTGGCACTA GTCTCGTCTGAGCGGGCCATGGAAGCCAACACAAGCAGCAAGACCAGCGGTGTGCCGTCCCTCCTCGCCAACGTTGAGGTTTCCCATCTCGACGGCTTCGATACGACCACCCCGATGCAGAGCCCCAAACCGGTGCTTCACCCCGACACGGGCCGCCCCGCCCGG ATGCGCCCGCCGGAGCGCGTGGCCCCGCGCAGCGAGGCGGTGATCCCAGCTTTCGACTCGCCGTTCAACCCGCCGGGGCAGCGCTCGGGGCACCCCGTGTCTATCAGCCTGCCGTCGTCGCCGACCGGCTTCGGCGAGCCCCTCGTGGCGCCCGGCGGCGACTTGCACGAGCGGAAGCAGGCCATGTCGAACGCGGCGCAGGAGCCGGCGCAGCACGTGAGGTTCGTGCAGCCGCACAGGGTGATGTTCCGGTCGCAGCCGAACCCCGGCGGGGTGCCCACCCACGCCGTGAGACGGATGGGTAGCCGGGGCGGCAGGACGATGAACCGGGACAAGCGCTACGACTCGTTCAAGACGTTTTCCGGGAAGCTGGAGCGGCAGATCACCCATCTGGCCGGCGGCGGCGTGCCGGTTAGTACCCCCGAGGAGGAGGAGTTCGCCCAGGGACAGGGAGAAGCCGTGAGTGGCGACAACGTTGATCGCTTCTTCGCCGCACTGGAGGGACCCGAGCTGGACAAACTCAAG TCGTCGGAGGAGCTGGCGCTGCCGGCGGACAAGAAGTGGCCGTTCTTGCTCCGGTTCCCCATTTCGGCGTTCGGTATGTGCCTCGGAGTGAGCAGCCAGGCGATCCTGTACAAGACGATCGCGACGGCGGCGCCGACCGAGTTCCTGCACGTGAACCCCAAGGTGAACCTGGTGCTTTGGTTCATCTCCGTCGGGCTCATGTCCATCATCACGGCCGCGTACGCATTCAagatcatcttcttcttcgaggCCGTCCGTCGCGAGTACTACCACCCCATCCGTGTCAACTTCTTCTTCGCGCCGTGGATCGCCTGCCTGTTCCTGGCCATGGGCGTGCCCCCCTCCGTCGCCACCCAGCTGCCTCCCTGGCTCTGGTACGCGCTCATGTCTCCGTTTCTGTGCCTCGAGCTCAAGATCTACGGGCAGTGGATGTCCGGCGGGCAGAGGCGGCTGTCCAAGGTGGCCAACCCGTCCAACCACCTGTCCGTCGTGGGCAACTTCGTGGGCGCGCTGATGGGCGCGTCCATGGGGCTCAAGGAAGGTCCCATCTTCTTCTTCGGCGTCGGGGTGGCGCACTACACCGTGCTGTTCGTGACGCTGTACCAGCGGCTGCCCACCAACGCGACGCTGCCCAAGGACCTGCACCCGGTCTTCTTCCTCTTCGTGGCGGCGCCGAGCGTGGCGTCCATGGCGTGGGCCAAGATCGTGGACGAGTTCGGCGTGGGGGCCAAGCTCGCCTACTTCATCGCCATGTTCCTCTACGCGTCGCTCGCCGTCCGGATCAACTTCTTCAGAGGGTTCATGTTCTCGCTGTCGTGGTGGGCCTACACGTTCCCGATGACCGGAGCGGCCATCGCGTCCATCCGGTACGCCACCGTGGTGGACAACGCCTTCACCAAGGCGCTGTGCGTGGGGCTGTCTCTGCTGGCCACGCTCACCGTGACGGGCCTCTTCGCCACCACCATGGTGCACGCCTTGGTGTACCACGACCTTTTCCCCAACGACATCGCCATCGCCATCACGGACCGCAAGATGAAGCCTATCATGGAGCTGCAGGAGAGTGGCAAGGACGACGACAGCCGCTCCGGCAGCAGCAAGGACGTAGAGGCCGGCGCCACTGCCGCAGTAGCACCAGAAGCTTGA
- the LOC123166838 gene encoding S-type anion channel SLAH2 isoform X2 — MEANTSSKTSGVPSLLANVEVSHLDGFDTTTPMQSPKPVLHPDTGRPARMRPPERVAPRSEAVIPAFDSPFNPPGQRSGHPVSISLPSSPTGFGEPLVAPGGDLHERKQAMSNAAQEPAQHVRFVQPHRVMFRSQPNPGGVPTHAVRRMGSRGGRTMNRDKRYDSFKTFSGKLERQITHLAGGGVPVSTPEEEEFAQGQGEAVSGDNVDRFFAALEGPELDKLKSSEELALPADKKWPFLLRFPISAFGMCLGVSSQAILYKTIATAAPTEFLHVNPKVNLVLWFISVGLMSIITAAYAFKIIFFFEAVRREYYHPIRVNFFFAPWIACLFLAMGVPPSVATQLPPWLWYALMSPFLCLELKIYGQWMSGGQRRLSKVANPSNHLSVVGNFVGALMGASMGLKEGPIFFFGVGVAHYTVLFVTLYQRLPTNATLPKDLHPVFFLFVAAPSVASMAWAKIVDEFGVGAKLAYFIAMFLYASLAVRINFFRGFMFSLSWWAYTFPMTGAAIASIRYATVVDNAFTKALCVGLSLLATLTVTGLFATTMVHALVYHDLFPNDIAIAITDRKMKPIMELQESGKDDDSRSGSSKDVEAGATAAVAPEA; from the exons ATGGAAGCCAACACAAGCAGCAAGACCAGCGGTGTGCCGTCCCTCCTCGCCAACGTTGAGGTTTCCCATCTCGACGGCTTCGATACGACCACCCCGATGCAGAGCCCCAAACCGGTGCTTCACCCCGACACGGGCCGCCCCGCCCGG ATGCGCCCGCCGGAGCGCGTGGCCCCGCGCAGCGAGGCGGTGATCCCAGCTTTCGACTCGCCGTTCAACCCGCCGGGGCAGCGCTCGGGGCACCCCGTGTCTATCAGCCTGCCGTCGTCGCCGACCGGCTTCGGCGAGCCCCTCGTGGCGCCCGGCGGCGACTTGCACGAGCGGAAGCAGGCCATGTCGAACGCGGCGCAGGAGCCGGCGCAGCACGTGAGGTTCGTGCAGCCGCACAGGGTGATGTTCCGGTCGCAGCCGAACCCCGGCGGGGTGCCCACCCACGCCGTGAGACGGATGGGTAGCCGGGGCGGCAGGACGATGAACCGGGACAAGCGCTACGACTCGTTCAAGACGTTTTCCGGGAAGCTGGAGCGGCAGATCACCCATCTGGCCGGCGGCGGCGTGCCGGTTAGTACCCCCGAGGAGGAGGAGTTCGCCCAGGGACAGGGAGAAGCCGTGAGTGGCGACAACGTTGATCGCTTCTTCGCCGCACTGGAGGGACCCGAGCTGGACAAACTCAAG TCGTCGGAGGAGCTGGCGCTGCCGGCGGACAAGAAGTGGCCGTTCTTGCTCCGGTTCCCCATTTCGGCGTTCGGTATGTGCCTCGGAGTGAGCAGCCAGGCGATCCTGTACAAGACGATCGCGACGGCGGCGCCGACCGAGTTCCTGCACGTGAACCCCAAGGTGAACCTGGTGCTTTGGTTCATCTCCGTCGGGCTCATGTCCATCATCACGGCCGCGTACGCATTCAagatcatcttcttcttcgaggCCGTCCGTCGCGAGTACTACCACCCCATCCGTGTCAACTTCTTCTTCGCGCCGTGGATCGCCTGCCTGTTCCTGGCCATGGGCGTGCCCCCCTCCGTCGCCACCCAGCTGCCTCCCTGGCTCTGGTACGCGCTCATGTCTCCGTTTCTGTGCCTCGAGCTCAAGATCTACGGGCAGTGGATGTCCGGCGGGCAGAGGCGGCTGTCCAAGGTGGCCAACCCGTCCAACCACCTGTCCGTCGTGGGCAACTTCGTGGGCGCGCTGATGGGCGCGTCCATGGGGCTCAAGGAAGGTCCCATCTTCTTCTTCGGCGTCGGGGTGGCGCACTACACCGTGCTGTTCGTGACGCTGTACCAGCGGCTGCCCACCAACGCGACGCTGCCCAAGGACCTGCACCCGGTCTTCTTCCTCTTCGTGGCGGCGCCGAGCGTGGCGTCCATGGCGTGGGCCAAGATCGTGGACGAGTTCGGCGTGGGGGCCAAGCTCGCCTACTTCATCGCCATGTTCCTCTACGCGTCGCTCGCCGTCCGGATCAACTTCTTCAGAGGGTTCATGTTCTCGCTGTCGTGGTGGGCCTACACGTTCCCGATGACCGGAGCGGCCATCGCGTCCATCCGGTACGCCACCGTGGTGGACAACGCCTTCACCAAGGCGCTGTGCGTGGGGCTGTCTCTGCTGGCCACGCTCACCGTGACGGGCCTCTTCGCCACCACCATGGTGCACGCCTTGGTGTACCACGACCTTTTCCCCAACGACATCGCCATCGCCATCACGGACCGCAAGATGAAGCCTATCATGGAGCTGCAGGAGAGTGGCAAGGACGACGACAGCCGCTCCGGCAGCAGCAAGGACGTAGAGGCCGGCGCCACTGCCGCAGTAGCACCAGAAGCTTGA